A genomic window from Silene latifolia isolate original U9 population chromosome Y, ASM4854445v1, whole genome shotgun sequence includes:
- the LOC141629343 gene encoding uncharacterized protein LOC141629343 produces the protein MASETYVQPSIPRFDGHYDHWSMLMENFLRSKEFWDVVVSGVAEPTNPVQTEAQKSQLEALKLKDLKAKNFLFQAIDRPILETILCKDSSKDIWDAMKRKYQGNARAKRVMLQGLREDFDSLRMKKGESVDDFFSRMMTIVNKMRIHGEKKDDSIVVDKILRSLTKDYNFIVCSIEESKNLDELSIDELQNSLRVHERKLGRQDEEEQALQVTTNIRSSSPNTDDEGKGGGSNKGGNSPGRWGRGRHPSWKNNSKSVDKSKIQCHRCRKYGHYKFECRTNMVGRGGESSNFAESEEISEEISLLTVSEEKEESSNNMWYLDTGCSNHMCGDKKAFSDLYKKWIMRNP, from the coding sequence ATGGCATCGGAGACTTACGTGCAGCCTTCGATTCCTCGTTTTGATGGTCATTATGACCATTGGAGTATGTTAATGGAGAATTTCCTACGATCAAAGGAATTTTGGGATGTAGTTGTTTCTGGCGTAGCGGAACCAACCAATCCCGTACAAACAGAGGCACAAAAATCCCAACTTGAGGCCCTGAAATTGAAGGACCTCAAGGCCAAGAACTTCCTGTTCCAGGCCATAGACAGACCCATCTTGGAAACTATTCTTTGTAAAGATTCTTCCAAGGATATTTGGGATGCCATGAAAAGAAAGTACCAGGGAAACGCTAGGGCAAAGCGAGTGATGTTGCAGGGACTTCGTGAGGATTTTGACAGTTTGCGTATGAAGAAAGGAGAATcagttgatgatttcttctcaaGGATGATGACAATCGTCAATAAGATGCGGATCCACGGAGAAAAGAAGGACGACTCTATAGTTGTCGACAAGATTCTGCGATCCCTCACAAAAGATTATAACTTTATTGTTTGTTCAATTGAAGAATCCAAGAATCTGGACGAACTCTCAATTGATGAATTACAAAATTCCTTACGAGTTCATGAGAGGAAACTAGGCAGGCAAGATGAAGAGGAGCAAGCACTCCAAGTAACAACAAATATCCGTTCGTCATCACCTAATACTGATGATGAGGGTAAGGGCGGCGGAAGCAATAAAGGGGGTAATTCTCCAGGGAGATGGGGTAGAGGAAGACACCCatcatggaaaaataattcaAAGTCAGTAGACAAATCTAAAATTCAATGCCATAGATGTCGTAAGTATGGGCACTATAAGTTCGAATGTCGTACTAACATGGTTGGTCGAGGAGGCGAAAGTTCCAATTTCGCTGAAAGTGAAGAAATTTCCGAAGAAATTTCTTTGTTGACAGTCTCTGAAGAGAAAGAAGAATCCTCAAATAATATGTGGTATTTAGATACTGGCTGCAGCAATCATATGTGTGGAGACAAAAAGGCATTCTCCGATTTGTATAAAAAATGGATCATGCGAAATCCGTGA
- the LOC141634453 gene encoding uncharacterized protein LOC141634453, giving the protein MHVYKNELKNFGGYLVNMERVNEAHVSFIKLKRVEKFILSVGSYEEKIFRKRTALRDSWLRKLSNIERSGKDEEDEQSSDVCISDAQCPKVSTSVDQHAAIIDLHVLRLFNIWVI; this is encoded by the exons ATGCATGTGTACAAGAATGAGTTAAAGAATTTTGGTGGATATCTAGTCAACATGGAGCGT GTGAACGAGGCACATGTTAGCTTTATTAAGCTGAAAAGGGTGGAGAAGTTCATTCTCTCCGTTGGTTCTTATGAAGAAAAGATTTTTAGGAAAAGAACCGCGTTGAGAGATAGTTGGCTAAGAAAGCTGTCTAACATAGAAAGATCT GGAAAGGATGAAGAAGACGAACAAAGCTCTGATGTCTGTATATCAGATGCCCAGTGTCCCAAAGTTTCTACAAGTGTTGATCAACATGCAGCAATAATAGATTTGCACGTGTTAAGATTATTTAATATTTGGGTAATTTAG